The Bacillus sp. FJAT-52991 genome segment CCAGATGGGTGAGAAAGTACTTCATCAAATTTTTGACGAACATCTTGATTCTTCCATGCATTGATAATTTCCTCTCTAGTTACCTTTGCCATTTCAATCATCCTTCCTTCGTTTTTAATTTTTTATTTTTCTTGATGTCCTGTTGCTTATGTCTATACTATATAGAGAATTTTTCTTTCTTTGCACTTCGCAAAATTGCATAATTTAAAAAATTCAAAAAATAATAGAGAAGGAAGTTTTATGATCGATATTAATAAAATGATTGAAGGGATCATGAAGGAGAAGAAACCAAAGAAAAAGCAAGTCGGCTTATATTTAGATGAAGACGTTTTAGATAAGATCGGTGATCAGGGAAGGAAAGGAGCCAAATCTGAGTTTGTAAATAGGGTATTAAGGCAGGTTTTAAAGGAGAATGGTGTTCTTTAAATACTGTATCGTGAAATATAAAGTTGATATGGATTATTTCTAGCACTATAAAAGCAGTAGCCATGCGCTATGTGAATACCGGTGTTAAAATCCTCAATAATAACGGTTTAAAATTCCCCAGTTATCACAGATAATCTATTTCGATTAGAGATAGATTGGAAGTGTAGGAATGACGTTATTGTTGGAGGATTTTTTGATGATTCGAGAATTGAAACAGAAAGGCTGGGCCATAAGTGCTATCGCCAGGGAAACTGGATTTGATCGAAAAACGGTGAGGAATTATATCAATGCTGAAAGTTCACCTCAATCAAAGCCGCGTGCCAAGCGACCAAGCAAACTAGATCCATACAAGCCTTATTTGTTGGAACGTATCAAAGAAGGCACGACCAATTGTGCTGTACTGATTGAGGAAATTCGTGCGATGGGGTATCAAGGCAAAAGTACGATCCTTCGAGATTTTGTTCAACCGTACCGAGAAGCCCCCAAGAAACAAGCAACCGTGCGGTTTGAAACAGCTCCAGGACGACAAGCGCAAGTGGATTGGGCAGAAGATATTGGTGAATTTATGGTTAATGGGGAAAAACGATCGCTTTATGCCTTCATCATGATCTTAAGTTATTCCCGTAAACGCTATATTGAATTTACAACCGATATGACACAAGAAACCTTGATGAAATGTCATATGAACGCTTTTAGTTATTTTTATGGGATGCCGCAACAGTTGCTTTACGATAATATGCGTACTGTGGTCACCAAACATAGCTTGAAGCAAATTCGTTTCAACAAAAAATTCGAGGATTTCCTCAACTACTACGGGATTATCCCTAAAGCCTGTAAGCCCTACAGGGCTCAAACAAAAGGAAAAGTAGAACGAGCAGTTGCTTATTTAAAAACGAATTTTTTGAAGCGTCGTCTACCTGAAACATTAGAAGAACTGAATTATGAAGTACGAAAATGGCTAGATGAGGTTGTCCATAAAAAAAGAAACCAAACTACGCAACAAACACCGAATGAACGATTTGAGGAAGAGCGAGGATTATTACTTGCGTGGAATATAAAACCTTTATACCCTATTCAACAATGGGAACTCCGGGAAGTGAGTAAGGATTGCTTGATTTCATATAAAGGGAATCAATATTCTGTCCCTTATCGATTTGTCGGACAGCGTTTAAAGATTCGGGAAAACGATGAAGCCATACTAGAAATTTATGATGAACACGAGTGTATAGCCACACATCCAGTGATCGATGGAAAGCGTCAAATGACGCTAGAAAGTAGCCATTACAGTGGTTTACCTGGAACAAAAAAAGAGCAGGAAATGAATCTAAATGGTTTGGCGACCCCAGATTCTCCTACTCCAACATCCAATGTCGTCCATCGATCATTGGCTGAATACGCTGCCCTCGAGGAAGGTGATTAATTGTGTACTCATTACTCGAAGAACGCTTAAAAGTGTTAGGTTGGCAGCAAACGGCACATCAACTAGATTCATTAGTTGAAAGTGCTTCTGCCAATAATGTATCATATTTTGACTTTCTTGACACGCTTGTGAAGCAAGAATGGGAGCAGCGAGAAGCTCAAGCACTCACAAAGCGCATACAAAAAGCAAGATTTCCCTATAGCAAAACGATTCATGATTTTGATTTTAGCTTTCAACCAAGTATTAGCGAGCAACGCGTAAAAGAAACGCTCACATGTCGCTTTATTGCGAATGGGGAAAATCGCTTGATCTTAGGACCGCCAGGTGTCGGGAAAACCCATTTAGCCATTGGTTTTGGCTTAGAAGCACTCGCAAAAGGCTATCATGTGTTATTTATGACAGCGGATGACTTAGGTGAACAATGCCAAAAAGCAGCTAAAAAAGGAACGATGAATTACTTAATCAATCGTCTCTGTAAACCGGACTTAATTATTCTGGATGAGGTCGGCTATTTTTCGTTTGATACTTTAACAGCTAATCTATTTTTTCAAGTGGTTTCAAAGCGTTATGAAAAAGGTGCGATGATCATTACATCGAATAAATCCTATGTAGAATGGGGAAAAACTTTCGGTGATGATGTACTGGCGACGGCGATTCTGGACCGTCTCCTCCATCACTCCGTTACGTTTAATATTAAAGGTGATTCATATCGCATGGAGGAAAAGAAAAAAGCTGGGATCTTCCCAACTCCTCCAGCGATAGAATCGGAAAAGTGAGGATTTTTATTCCGGCATTTTTGGGGAATTTTACGCCGGTATTGACACGCTACTGCTTTTATAGTGCTTACTAAGGTATTTACATGGTATAAAATTAGTGTTTTTGCATTAAATAGAAATATGAAAACTTTTAAAGTTTTAATTCTTAAAAAGTTAAATCTGTAAAAGATTAAAACATTAATACATTTAGTGAGATCAGGGTGCATTTCATCAACATTTAAAGTGAAGGGGAGAAGCAAAAGATGGTCAAAATAGATTTGAGAAACAAAAAAGAACGATCAGATAAAAAAATTAATGTCAATCCAGCTTTAGATCAAGATACTCACTGTAAGCTAAAAAAGTTATCTGTCAGCTGCGATGTATCGAAAACAAAAATGGCAGAAATGATATTAAAAATGGCTTTAAATCATCCGAGTATTATTCAATATTTTCAGGAGCAATACAATAAAGACCCACAGTATCGAGTAATCCCTGTGAAAAAAGGAAATCACATCACTTATTAGTCTTCTTTATTTTGCCTTCCAAAACTTTTCATATCGTTTCATATTCTTTGAGATGCTCATCCAGTTTTTATGACATTTAGGGCAGCGCCCATGGATGGTCTGTTTTTTGATCTCTTTCTTGCAGTCTTGGCATTTTGTCACTTTCATCCCTCTCTTCTGTTTTTGATAGTAGTATCATCATTTCCGATGAAGAAGGAGTCTATACTTCTAATTACTAAACTCATAGAAAAAGCCCTTTTGATGTAACTCAAGAACCGCTAAATGGTATCTAAGCTACATTCAAAGGGCTTTTATTCCTCTTTATTTAACCTGGATGTCCCCTAACCAAAGGTAGTCAATACAAAGCAATTCCTAGAAATCCAGTTTGCTCATATTTTTCTCTCATTTGATCAATAAGCACCTTAACTTTCGCTTGATTCCATCGAATCTTGATTAATAAAATCCATATTTTAAATTCAATTTATATTAATGGATGGTTATCCATTAATTACATGGTGAACCGCGTTTAAAATAATAAAATAGCCCCATTTTTATATAATAACTTAACATTATACTATTTTTATATTTATTCATGCAACTAATGAGCTCTTTAACGTGTGAAATACATATTACTCAATACTCGGTTAGAGGTTGATCACTGCTTTACGTCCTGTCAAAAGTATGGTCTAAGTAGTTAGCTTGTATACATCGCTGCTCAAGTGGGTGTGAATAAATGCAATTTTTTTGATAAATAGAAATGGAGGAGAACGTTTGAAGAAAATGATAGCGAAACTTTTGGTTTTTTCTATGTTTTGCAGTATTTTGCCTATGAATCCAGTGGCAGCTGAACATCCAAAAGAAACCAAAAAGCCAACACCTGTTGTACAGAAAAAAAAGAAAGAATTGATCGAAAAACGAACGGAAATCTCGAAAACGTATCAAAATCCAGATGGAACGCTGACAACGGAGATTTCTCCATCACCGCTCCATTATAAAGATCCTTCTTCAAAACAATGAAAAGAGATTGATAACACGCTTGAAGTAGATTCCACATCGGATACGATCTCAAATGCGGCAAATACATTTGATGTTGATTTCTCGAAAGAATGGTCACAAAATAAGACAGCGGTTGAAGTAGAAGAAGGGGATACATCAATTTCTTTGACTCCAGTGCCAACGGATAAAAAAGGAAAAGCGCCCAATCATGCTTCTGCCAAAGTCAATAAAAACAGTGTTACCTATCAGGAAGCATTCGATGATACTGACTTAACGTATACTGTAGGGAACCAAAAGGTGAAAGAAGATATCCTTTTAAAGGAAAAGCCACAGCCAGATGAAGTCATTTCCTACTCTTTTGCTATTGATTTAAAAGGATTGACGTATCAGGTTGAAGAAGATGGTCGAGTGTTATTTAAAGATAAAAAAACGAAAAAACCTCTTTACTACTTAGAGAAGCCGTATATGTATGATTCATTTACACCTGAAGGGTTTGTCAGTTTTTCAGATACTTCTATTCCAGAAGGAGCTACGTCCTATGATGTAGACATGAATATCCGGAAGAAAGGACATCAACTTCTTGTTGATATTATCCCGGATCAGAAGTGGATACTAGATGACAGTCGTGTCTATCCTGTCACCATTGACCCAACCATTGCGAAGTATCAGCCGGTTACGGAATTGATCGATACAAATATTCGCAGTGCGAGCCCTACTCAAACGGGTGGCGCCGATTTGGAACTTGGAGCTGGACTTCATAAGAATTCAACCACAACTAATGTGATCCGCTCTTTATTAAAATTTGATATACCTGATTTTCCAGCGGGAGTCCGAGTTCTTGATGCAGAGTTAAATTTATGGGCTTCTTCCGTATGGAATGATACACCTGTCCAGCTAGATCTTTATCCGATGGCCAGCGACTGGCAGGAAAACTATGCGACATGGAATCGCCGGACTTCTTCCGCTCTGTGGACTACTAACGGAGGGGATTATCATCCAACTAAGTTTTCTTCTCAAAATGTTGGAGCATTAGGCAGTACTTTGGAGGACAATCATTATAAATGGTCTATTACACCATCTTATATGGAACAAATCTTAGCATCACCCAATCAAAGTCTTGGATTCTTACTAAAGTCTGCTTCAGAAGGAACAGCTTCTTATAAAAAGTTTTATTCCGGAGATAACCTAAATTATGCAGGCTATTCACCTTTACTTACGATTACTTACGTATCCAACAGTCGTCTTGGCCTAGAAGATTACTGGACATATAATGAGCAGGAATTAGCAGATGGACAAGCTTATGTCAATTTGGGAACGGGAAATGGAGTTGTTCAGTTTACTGATTTTGATATTAGCGGCCGCGGTAGCTCTGGTATTTCATTTGAACGAACGTATAATACAAAAGCTTCCGAAGTAGATGCCTTTGGACGAGGCTGGTCGTTTACCGGTTCGGAAAGCATAACGGAAATGACAGCCGATAAAACGATCACTTATACCGACCGAGACGGCACCGTTCATGTTTTTCCTTACAATGCAACTACAGGAACATATCAGTCGCCAGCTGGAACGTACTTAACCCTTATAAAGGATGGAACAGATGGTTATAAACTGACTGACAAATACGGAAATGTGTCCCGTTTTAAAAAGATTGCTCAAGATCCCGAAACATCTGGCTATACGGTAGCCAAATTAGAATATGAACAAGACCGTAATGGCAATACAACTGCCTACACCTATGATACGAAAGGAAATGTAAGGAGTATTACAGATGCTTCTGGTCGTGTTATGACCATTAGTTATGACCCTTGGGGCATTTCTAGTGTTACATTTGAAGGCAAAAAAGTAACCTATCATTATACGTATGAAGGACAATTAAAAGAAGTACGAAAGTATAAGGATTCAACCAATTACGTATCCACATTCTTTGCTTATTATCCTGATGGAAAAATGGAAAAAATTGTGGATGCAAACGAAAAAGTCACCAAGCTTAATTATGAAAACGGGTTTATCCACTCCATTGAACAACCGTCCACAACAGGAGAAACCATCCCTGTCACAGAATATGCTTATAATATTGCAACCTATACATCAGAAGTGACTGATCCAGAGGGTGGTGTCACTAAATATAAAATGAATGACAACTATGTAATACAGTCCATTACAGACCCATTAGGTGATACCGTTGAATACATGGAAATGGATGCGAACTTTAATCCGAAAAAAATAAAGGATGCGGAAGGAAACACTACTAACAATCTGTATGATTCAAAAGGTAATGTGTTAGAAGAAAAAGATCCAAAAGGTAACACAACGACGTATACGTATGACGAGTATAGCAACATGAAAACGATGACCGATGCTAAGGGTACAACGACGTATATATATAATACAAAAGGGGATCTTATTAGCATTAAAGATCCAGCTGGTCATTTAACGCAGTATGAATACGATGAGTATGGAAACAAAACATCGACCATCTTCCCTGACGGATCGAAAGAATTTTATACGTATGATCAGTTAAATAACTATCAGAAAACGGCTGTCGATCCTTTAGGACGGACAACTGTAACACTGACTGATGCTTTTGGAAATGTAACAAGTATAAAAGAGCCGAAAGGAAATACTACCTCTTTCACCTATGATCAGCGCCAGCTATTGACATCTGTAAAAGATGCCAAAAACGATGTAACGTCTTATGGATATGATGAAAATGGAAACATGACGACAATAACTAATGCGGCTGGTAAAATCGTTAATCTGACATATAATGATCAGAATCAGGTTACATCCCGAAAAGAGCCTATGGGGGAAACTACATTCATGTCATATGATGAAAATGGGAATGTAGTATCTATTAGAAAGCCAGTGGATGAAGGGAAAATAGTAACTATTCAAAATGAATATGATGCGGTTAACCAGCTAAAAGCTGTCTTGACTGACGGAATGAAAAAATGGTCCTATGATTATGATGGCAATGGCAATGTAAAGCAAGTGACAGATGAAACAACTCAGCAGACAAAAGTGATGGAATATGATGAAAATGGCAATTTGGAAAAAGAGACAAAGGGAAGCCAATCGATCACTTATGGCTACAATGGAGTGAACGAGCTTACTTCTGCCAAACAATTGTAGAGCAGTCATATGGAATAAATACAAATGGACAACTAGAAAAAGTATCTCGTAATGGTAGCGAACAAGTAGATCAGAAATATACAAAAAATGGCCTATTGGATATTTTGACTTATGCGAACGGCGTTGTGGCTGATCCAGAATATGACGCAGCTCAGCAACTGAAGACGCTATCCATAAAGCGAGGAACATCTAACCTATTATCTGAGTCATTTGATTACGATGAAAATGGAAATATCAAAGAGACCACCTCTTCTCAAGGAAATCGCTCTTACACATATGATGAGCTAAATCAATTGCGAAGTGAGACTCTTCCTGATGGTACAATAGAATCCTATGAATATGATGCTGTTGGTAATCGGTTGAAAAAAACAGCAGATAAAAATGGACAGAGTGAAACAACAACGTATACCTATAACGATAATAACCAATTGACAGCGGTGAACGGACAATCGTATACGTATGACAAAAGCGGCAACCGTAAGCGGGACAATCGCTTTATTTATGAGTATGATGCATTTAATGAGTTAACAATGATTAAAAATCTTTCTGGACAGGTAATCGCAACCTATAAATATGATGAACAAGGTCGCCGGGTTAGCAAAACGGTGAATGGAAAGACAACCAATTATCATTATGACCAAGGGATTCAAGTTCTATTTGAAACAGACGACAACGGTACAATTACAGCAGAATACAGTTACGATCAAAGTGGATTCCCCTTGACAATGACAAAAAATGGTCAGACATACTATTATGTATTAAACGGCCATAAAGACGTTGTGGCATTAACTGATGCGTCTGGAAATGTCGTAGCTTCTTATAAGTACGATGCATGGGGAAATGTCCTATCGCAAAGCGGTGAAATAGCAGAAAGCAATCCTTATCGTTATGCAGGTTATCGATATGATGAGGAGAGCAATCTGTATTACTTAATAGCTAGATACTATCAAGCTTCTGAAGGTGTTTTCTTATCTAGAGATCCAGATGCTGGCGATATTAACGATTCCAAAACTCTAAATGGTTATAACTACGCTAATAATAATCCGATAATGAATTATGATCCTGATGGACATCTCGCTAGAGCCGTAGCACAAATTTTAGCGTCAATAGCATCTGTAGCAATGAAAAAGTTATTTGATTATGGAGAAGAGAAAGCAAAAAAATATCTTAAAAAACACTTGATTCCTCAGATTAAAAAAATAACAAAACACTTCAAGGTTATATGGAACAAAAAGGATCATTTGATATATGTGTATGATCCCACAATAAAAGGAAGCAGTGGAAGACTATTTGCAATAGAGAAGGGGCCAGCAATGTATAAGAATAATAAAACCGGAAAGAAGAAAAAGATGTCTGGTTATTGGCATTATCACATTGGTCCAACCGGACACTATCAACCTAGCTGGGCTGCTCCGAGAGGTTATACAATTATTAAATGAGCAGGTGTAAAATGAAAAAGAATATAACTATCACTGATGGAGATTTATGTATATTGGAGCATATACATTTAAATTTTAAAGATTTCTCATCATGGGACTTTCTTACAGACGGAACGTATCCCGATGGAACGAGCGATATAGAAGAATTAACAAGAGCTTTCTTAGATTCTATGTTAACACCTCCTTTCTTTATCGTATTTGAAGAATACCCTGAATTGAAGAGTAAAATTGAATCCCAATTGCAAGAGAATGAAATTGAATACCATATAATGGAAGTGGCATTCGATATTGTCTGTATAAAAATAGGCAGGAAAGAGCAATATTCTTTGGTGTTGTCTTTGTTAGATTATACTTTAGAGATTCATATACTCGCAGGTAATGAATTACAATTAGAAGATGTCATTCCTGTAGTGAGTCATGAAGGTGCTATACAGTATGACCTAATAGACATAGAACGTTTGCATACGTTTGTTTATATAATGGAATTTGGTATCCAATACTGTACCCGTGATAATCAACTTGATCAAAAGAAGTTAGCTGATTTTTCCTTAGCAGGATTTCATCTAATGGAACAAATATGATCTGAAGGATAGTTTTATCAGTATATGGGTACAAGATAGGATAGACAGTATCCATATGATCCATTATTCAAGTAACAACCCAATTATGAATATGGATCCAAACGGACATTACTCTGTTAAAAAGTACTCATGGGGAATCAAATTGAGATTGTCGTCTAAAGAGGTAGGAAAACTAGTTGGTTCAATAGAAGCAGGATATGCTGGGTCTTCAGCAGTGGCGTATGTGGTTTATAGAATGGTCCCGAAAGCTTGGTATTCTTTATTTACTGCTGTATCGATTAGTGCTCTAAAAATAGCTGATAGAGTTGGTAAGCCGGGAATTACATTATATGTTTACTATACGCGCCCGATATATTTTTTACCTTAATGATAAACTCAATTAGGAGTTAATTAAATGAAAAAGTTAGAAAAATTCTATATTTTCCTCTTATGTCTTCTTTTAATAATAGTTATGTGTAACGTAGTAATTGTAAAAGGAAAAATTATAGGTGATTATTTAGATCTTCTTTTCATAATAATTGTGTTGTTAATCGGCTTTTTTATGATTATTAGAAAAAAATGAAAACCTATGTAAGATTGATTAATTAGATGGATAAGGGACAGGTACCTTGTCTTTTTACGATGACAATGGAAACATAACAGAGGTCACTTCTTCCCAAGGAAACCGTTCTTACACCTATGATAAGCTGAATCAGCTGAAAAGCTAGATGCTACCGGATGGCATCTTATGAATATGATGCAGGGGGGGGGACCGGACGAAAAAAACAACAGTAAAAATGGACAAAGTTTGTGGCTATTTTAACGGATGTTTTTCTTATAATAAGAGCAAGAAGCAAAAAAGTTACTAAATAAATAGAAGCATTTGCTGATAAAGAGTGTCATGTACTATTTATATTTAGTTTGGTATCTGACACTTTCTTTTTAATAACTATGAGGTTTTTGTACGAGAGTATAAAATATTTTGTGTAAATGAATAGAACGCCAAAAAAGAAAGACCTTTTTTTGGGTAGAATTGAGTTAACACACGTAATGGTCAACCAAATGTAGACGTTAAGTCGAATTGGTTCATACGCAATTTTGGTGAACAAGCACGAGGGGTTTGTGTAATCCTTTGTTTTACTTTAACGGTGTTTTATAACTATTTTATCCAAAGTAACTTAATATATCAAAAGTTACATTGAATCCCCCAACAAAACTGCATTTTCTCCAGTTTTGTGATAAGATCAAGATATCGAAAAATAAGTTACATTCAAATCATTGATTTTACTGTATTGTTGGAGGTGACGATGAAATTGGCGACGACAGCTACTAAAAGTAAAAAAGAGGAAATAAAAGATGTACAGCCGATTCGGTCTTTGGAAAAAATCAGTGACATGAAATGGTCGTTAAAAAAATGGTGTGGCGAAAGAGATTACATTTTATTCCTGATCGGGATCAACGTCGGTCTTCGCGTTGGAGACTTGCTAAAGTTGAAGGTGAGTGACGTAAAAGGAAAAAAACGGATCACTGTCAGGGAAGGAAAAACGAAAAAACCCCGTGTGATCCATTTAAACAATATTTATGATGAAATTGACGCATACATCGACAACATGAAAAAATCAGAATGGCTGTTTCCGAGCCGAAAAGGCAATCAGCCGATCAGCCGGGTGCAAGCCTACCGCCAATTAAACAAGGCGGCAGAAATGGTAGATATTAATGAAGGAATTGGTACGCACACGATGAGAAAAACCTTTGGCTATTGGCATTACAAACAGTTTAAAGACGTGGCCGAGTTGCAAAAGATCCTGAATCATTCACATCCGGAAGTGACGCTAAGATACATTGGGATTACAGATGAGCAGATTGAGAATAATTTGAATCAGTTTATGTTGTAGGGGGCGTTTGGAAGGAACGGCATACAAGGGCATATATAATAGAAGAAAAGCGGTGTCATTCGTTGATGAATGATGCCGCTTTTTGCTTGTTTGTATCATCAATTCTCATTTTCGATGCTTCTTCCTAATTTTATTGTTATATATAGTTAAAAGAAATAAGTCCCTTTGGTGTTTAAATTTTTAGATTCTTCACCATTCTCTCCATTCTAGAGATGTATCTCCAAACAATTCAACTTCTTTTTTTGCTAAAATTTCCTCGATGAAATCACACAATTCTTCCCTTTCCGTTGTTTCAATAAAGTAATTATACTTTTGATTTAACTCATTTAATTGAAGTACCAATTCCTTCACATAAACCAATGCCTTCTCATTAGTTAGTTTCTCCTCTTGAATGACTTTTTGGTAAAAAACTTTTAATACACTTTCTGTGGCACCAATATTTTCTTCTGTGAATTGGAAATCTACCTCCATTTCATCGCGCCACTTTTCTGTCGGCAGTTCAATTATTGCTTGTTCAGCATAATCTGTCGGCATTTTAATGATTCTTTCTTTTCCTTTAAAATCTTTTAACGAATGTGTGTAATGCTTTTTATCTTGAAAATTAACTATGTCCACATGCAAACATGGATTTAGATCACCATCTCGAATAAAAGTTGAATAAAAATTTAGAAAAATTATATTCTTTAAATTTTTCGCAAACTTCAAAGAAGGGATTTCACCACAGCCTAATAATGTAAGTTCTTTTAAATGATACAAATGATGCAACTCATGAAAATCAGCAATTTTTTTGCACGATTCTATTACTAGTTTTTCCAATGAATGATTTAACACTTTCAAATCACCTATATGAACCAAACTCTTCAAGTTGTCTAAGTTTATTTCTTTTAATTTATTCATATTTTCAATTCCCAAAAGAGAATCGATCCGAGAATCAGAAATGACCAATTTTTCAAGATTCATCAGAGACTTTAAATTTGATAAATCCCTTTCTGTCGGCCTATATTTCCATAAACCTAATTCTTTTAAATTGGTTAACTGTTCAAGACCCTTTATTCGTTTATTCCAATCAATATAAAGGGACTTTAATGTGACTAGTTTACTTAAGTCTAATTCGATATTTCGATTGTCGTCTACTTCGCTAAAAGATAAACCTAATAAATTTTTAATATGATACACACCAGAGATATCTGTTAAGAAGGAATTCATGACATCTAAATACTGTACATTTGGACATTCACTCAAAAAACTTATACTTTTCTCTCGATAATACAACTCATTAATCTCGATTTTTTTTATATCGTTTTCATTAATATATTTAATACATTCAGCTAAATGCTTTTGAGAAATACAAACACATTTTTCCTCTTCCCTTTCTCTTATTGTTACATTCCCTATTTTATATAGTTCCATGTTCCCCTCCATGATAA includes the following:
- a CDS encoding site-specific integrase — protein: MKLATTATKSKKEEIKDVQPIRSLEKISDMKWSLKKWCGERDYILFLIGINVGLRVGDLLKLKVSDVKGKKRITVREGKTKKPRVIHLNNIYDEIDAYIDNMKKSEWLFPSRKGNQPISRVQAYRQLNKAAEMVDINEGIGTHTMRKTFGYWHYKQFKDVAELQKILNHSHPEVTLRYIGITDEQIENNLNQFML
- the istA gene encoding IS21 family transposase, with amino-acid sequence MTLLLEDFLMIRELKQKGWAISAIARETGFDRKTVRNYINAESSPQSKPRAKRPSKLDPYKPYLLERIKEGTTNCAVLIEEIRAMGYQGKSTILRDFVQPYREAPKKQATVRFETAPGRQAQVDWAEDIGEFMVNGEKRSLYAFIMILSYSRKRYIEFTTDMTQETLMKCHMNAFSYFYGMPQQLLYDNMRTVVTKHSLKQIRFNKKFEDFLNYYGIIPKACKPYRAQTKGKVERAVAYLKTNFLKRRLPETLEELNYEVRKWLDEVVHKKRNQTTQQTPNERFEEERGLLLAWNIKPLYPIQQWELREVSKDCLISYKGNQYSVPYRFVGQRLKIRENDEAILEIYDEHECIATHPVIDGKRQMTLESSHYSGLPGTKKEQEMNLNGLATPDSPTPTSNVVHRSLAEYAALEEGD
- the istB gene encoding IS21-like element helper ATPase IstB; its protein translation is MYSLLEERLKVLGWQQTAHQLDSLVESASANNVSYFDFLDTLVKQEWEQREAQALTKRIQKARFPYSKTIHDFDFSFQPSISEQRVKETLTCRFIANGENRLILGPPGVGKTHLAIGFGLEALAKGYHVLFMTADDLGEQCQKAAKKGTMNYLINRLCKPDLIILDEVGYFSFDTLTANLFFQVVSKRYEKGAMIITSNKSYVEWGKTFGDDVLATAILDRLLHHSVTFNIKGDSYRMEEKKKAGIFPTPPAIESEK
- a CDS encoding DNRLRE domain-containing protein, whose translation is MPTDKKGKAPNHASAKVNKNSVTYQEAFDDTDLTYTVGNQKVKEDILLKEKPQPDEVISYSFAIDLKGLTYQVEEDGRVLFKDKKTKKPLYYLEKPYMYDSFTPEGFVSFSDTSIPEGATSYDVDMNIRKKGHQLLVDIIPDQKWILDDSRVYPVTIDPTIAKYQPVTELIDTNIRSASPTQTGGADLELGAGLHKNSTTTNVIRSLLKFDIPDFPAGVRVLDAELNLWASSVWNDTPVQLDLYPMASDWQENYATWNRRTSSALWTTNGGDYHPTKFSSQNVGALGSTLEDNHYKWSITPSYMEQILASPNQSLGFLLKSASEGTASYKKFYSGDNLNYAGYSPLLTITYVSNSRLGLEDYWTYNEQELADGQAYVNLGTGNGVVQFTDFDISGRGSSGISFERTYNTKASEVDAFGRGWSFTGSESITEMTADKTITYTDRDGTVHVFPYNATTGTYQSPAGTYLTLIKDGTDGYKLTDKYGNVSRFKKIAQDPETSGYTVAKLEYEQDRNGNTTAYTYDTKGNVRSITDASGRVMTISYDPWGISSVTFEGKKVTYHYTYEGQLKEVRKYKDSTNYVSTFFAYYPDGKMEKIVDANEKVTKLNYENGFIHSIEQPSTTGETIPVTEYAYNIATYTSEVTDPEGGVTKYKMNDNYVIQSITDPLGDTVEYMEMDANFNPKKIKDAEGNTTNNLYDSKGNVLEEKDPKGNTTTYTYDEYSNMKTMTDAKGTTTYIYNTKGDLISIKDPAGHLTQYEYDEYGNKTSTIFPDGSKEFYTYDQLNNYQKTAVDPLGRTTVTLTDAFGNVTSIKEPKGNTTSFTYDQRQLLTSVKDAKNDVTSYGYDENGNMTTITNAAGKIVNLTYNDQNQVTSRKEPMGETTFMSYDENGNVVSIRKPVDEGKIVTIQNEYDAVNQLKAVLTDGMKKWSYDYDGNGNVKQVTDETTQQTKVMEYDENGNLEKETKGSQSITYGYNGVNELTSAKQL
- a CDS encoding RHS repeat-associated core domain-containing protein, with the translated sequence MADPEYDAAQQLKTLSIKRGTSNLLSESFDYDENGNIKETTSSQGNRSYTYDELNQLRSETLPDGTIESYEYDAVGNRLKKTADKNGQSETTTYTYNDNNQLTAVNGQSYTYDKSGNRKRDNRFIYEYDAFNELTMIKNLSGQVIATYKYDEQGRRVSKTVNGKTTNYHYDQGIQVLFETDDNGTITAEYSYDQSGFPLTMTKNGQTYYYVLNGHKDVVALTDASGNVVASYKYDAWGNVLSQSGEIAESNPYRYAGYRYDEESNLYYLIARYYQASEGVFLSRDPDAGDINDSKTLNGYNYANNNPIMNYDPDGHLARAVAQILASIASVAMKKLFDYGEEKAKKYLKKHLIPQIKKITKHFKVIWNKKDHLIYVYDPTIKGSSGRLFAIEKGPAMYKNNKTGKKKKMSGYWHYHIGPTGHYQPSWAAPRGYTIIK